AGGCCGGCGAGCGCCCCCGCGGTGACGTAGGCGGTCATGAGCCGGCGGGTGGCGGGGATGCCCGCCAGGCGCGCGGCCTCCGGGCTCGACCCGATCGCGTAGAGGTCGCGGCCCGCCCGGTAGCGGGAGAGGTAGAGGCCGACGACGACGGCGACGGCCAGGGCGATGAGGGCGAGGTAGGGGACGCCGAGGACCCGGCCGCTGCCGAAGTCGAGGAAGGCCCGCGGCATGTCGCTGGCGTTGATCCGGGAACCGCCGGCCCAGAAGTAGACGATCCCGCGGAAGATGTAGAGGGTGCCGAGCGTGGCCACCAGGGGCGGGACCCCGCCGAGGGTGACGAGGGCGCCGTTGACGGCGCCGCACGCGGCTCCCATGGCGATGCCGGCGACGACGGCGACCGGCATGGCGACGCCGTACTCGCTGAGCAGGGTCGCCGTGCCGAAGGCGGACAGGCCGAGGACGGCGCCCACGGACAGGTCGATCCCTTTGGTGAGGACCACCATGGTCATCCCGGCGGCGAGCAGCACGGTGATCGAGGCGGCGAGCAGGAGGTCGCGCAGGCTCTGGGTGGACAGGAAGCGCGGGTTCATCGCCGTCGTGACGGCGACGAGGATGGCGAGGCCGAGGACGAGCCCGAAGATGCGCGCGCCGAGCAGCGCGCGGAACCGGCGGGCCCACACGGCGCCCTCGGCCCGCGCGGCGGTGGTCGTCGGTGCTGTCGTCGTCGTCATGCCGCCGCCCTCGTCGCCGCGACCATGACCGACTCCTCGTTCGCCTCGGCGCGCGGGATCTCCGCGACGATGCGGCCCTCGCGCATGACGAGGACCCGGTCGGCCATGCCGAGCACCTCGGGCAGCTCGGAGGAGACCATGACCACGGCCACGCCCTCCGCCGCGAGGCTGGACATGAGGCGGTGGACCTCGGCCTTGGTGCCGACGTCGATGCCCCGGGTGGGCTCGTCGACGATGAGCACCTTGGGCCGGGTGGACAGCCACTTGCCCAGCACGACCTTCTGCTGGTTGCCGCCCGAGAGCGTGGCCACCGGGTCGGAGAGCCGGCCGAAGCGGGTCTGCAGGCGCTCGGCCCAGGTGAGCGCGGAGCGGCGCTCGGCGGCACCGGTGAGCAGCCCGAGGACCGCCAGGTCGCGCGAGCGGGGCAGGGTGATGTTGCGCTGGATCGACAGGTCGAGGATGAGGCCCTGCTGGCGCCGGTCCTCGGGCACGAGCGCGACGCCGGCGCGGATCGCCGACCTCGGCCGCCCCGGGCGCAGCGCGCGCCCGCCCACCCGCACGGTGCCGCCGTCGACGGGGTCGACGCCGAAGATGCTCTGGACCACCTCGGAGCGGCCGGAGCCCACGAGGCCGGCGAGCGCGACGATCTCCCCGGCGCGGACCTGGAAGGTGATGCCGTCGAAGACGCCCGCCCGGCTGAGGCCGTCGACCTCGAGGACCACCTCGCCGGGCTCGACGTCCTGCTTGGGGAAGAGCTCGGAGAGGTCGCGGCCCACCATCCGGCGGACCAGCTCGGGCACGGTGACCTCGCTCATGAGGTCGGTGGACACGTGCGCGCCGTCGCGCATGACGGTGACCCGCTGGCACAGCGCCTCGACCTCGTCGAAGCGGTGGGAGATGAAGAGGATGGCCGCGCCGTCGTCGCGCAGCGCCCGGGCGACGGCGAACAGCCGCTCGACCTCGACGCCGGAGAGCGCCGCCGTCGGCTCGTCCATGACGAGCACCCGCGCACCCGTGGACAGGGCCTTGGCGATCTCGACGAGCTGCTGGTCGGCGATCGACAGGCCGCGCGCGGGCTGGTCGGGGTCCAGCGGCACGGCGAGGCGGTCGAAGAGCTCGGCGGCGGCGCGGTTCATCGCGCGGCGGTCGATGGCCTTGCCGCGGCCCAGCGGCTGGCGTCCCACGTAGATGTTCTCCGCGACGGTGAGGTCGGGGAAGAGGGTGGGCTCCTGGTAGATGACGGCGATGCCCGCCGCCATGGCGTCCGAGGTGGAGCGCAGCGCCGTGGAGGCGCCGTCCACCCGTACCTCCCCGGCGTCCGGGTGGTGCACGCCGGCGAGGACCTTGATGAGCGTCGACTTGCCGGCGCCGTTCTCGCCGACGAGGGCGTGGGCCTCACCGGCGTGGAGCTCGAGCCGGGCGCCGCGCAGGGCCCGGACTGCACCGAAGCTCTTGTCGATGTCGACGAGCTCGACGACCGGCCGGCCCGCTGCCGGCGGCGTCGTCGGGTCGGGAGGGTGCTGGGACATCGGTGTCCTTACTGAATCGGTTCAACAACGAGTGTGACCTTACGCACACGGGTGTGGAGCGTCAATGCCTCCGGGCGTAACGGTCGGGTCACGGGTCAGCGGCGGCCGGGGTGGCCGCCGGCGCCCCGGCCGGACCTTGCCGTCACCGGCACGCCCGGGCGGCGTGCGCGGCGCCCACCGCCGCGTCGCCGGAGGCCGTCCTGGCGGTCACCTCGCCCGCCGGCACGGCGCCGAGCCGGGTGCTGAACGCGACCGCGGCCGCCCGCTCCGGGGCCACCGTGAGCGTCCGCGTCCCGTAGTCGCCGGCGACGACGACCTCGACGGGCTCGTCGCTGACGTTCCCCACCCGCACCGTCTGGACGACCTTCCCGGCGACGCAGCGGGTGTCGGCCTCGACGGTGAGCACCGGGTCGTCGACGACGTCGAACGTCGTCACCCCGGACCCGACCTCGAAGAGGGCGCGGCCGTCCTCGACCCCGAGCGGGCGGACGCCGGGCCGGTCGACCGGCGCGTACGTCTCGTCGCCGGTGACCGGGATGGCGACGCGCGCGGTGACGTTGACGGGGACGTCGACGGTGAGCCGCATCCCGCGCTCGTGCCGCTCCCAGTCCACCCCGACCGGGCCCCGCTGCGTGGGCACCGTGCCCGCGGCGTGCTCGAGCGCGGAGTCCGGCGGGACGATGTCGACGACGGCCGCGCCGGGCGCCGCGGTGCGCACGCCCAGCAGCGTCTGCTGGACGTCGACCAGCGCCTGCGCGCCCCAACCGTGCGAGGCGCTGTTGGCCGAGCCGGACAGCTCCCACGACTCCCACGTGAAGGTCCCGCCCTGGGCGAGGATGTTCGCCCAGCCGTAGTCCTGCGCGTCGGTGAGGCGCTCGAGCACGGCGTCGTCGTCGCCGGCGTCGCTGAGGGCCTGGAGGAGCCAGTGGGCCGTCATCGGCCCCTGCCGCATCCCCATCCCGGCGAGGTGCGCAGCGAGCGCCGGGTAGTCCTCCTCGGGCGCCACCCCGTGCGCGATGGCGTAGGAGGTCGAGTGCTGGCCGGCGTGCGTGCTCGGGGTGCCGTCGGCGTACAGGCCGTCGATGTACACCCCGTCCGCGCGGCGCAGACGCTCGTTCATCGTCGCGGCAAGGGCGTCGCCGGCGGCGCCGTAGCTCGTCGCGTCCTCGGCCTCGCCGAGCGCCTGCGCCATGCGGGCGACGTCGCGCAGCACGTCGACGCCCTGGGCGTTGATCGTCGTGCGCGCCGCGGCCGCCATGTCGTAGCCGAACCGGCCGTGCTCCGGCCAGTCGACGATGCCGTACTGGTAGGAGCCGCTCCCGCCGGTGAGCCGCGTGACGAGCCCGGCGGTCGGCCCCTCGGCGGGGATGTGCCGCAGGACGTAGTCCGCCGTCTGGCGCATGTACGGGTAGGCGCGCGCGAGCAGCGCCCGGTCCCCGGTCTCGGAGTAGTAGCGCCACACGCCGTCGACGAACATGAGGGCGTAGTCGGGGATGTCCCGCTTGCCGTCCCCGTTGGGGTAGACGGCGTTGTAGCGGCCGAGGTCCTCCCCGCTGTTCCAGAACCGGTCCGCGGAGTTGAGGAACTCGGCGATCGCCTGCTGGGTGTGGGCCCGCTCCCCGAAGACGCCCATCGTCGCGTAGGAGATGGCGACGAAGTCGCCGAGGAACTGCCCCTTCTCGCGCGTCGGGGTGTCGACGAACGCCTCCTGCACCGAGTAGCGCGCCGAGCGGACCATGAGGTCCCAGACCTCGTCGAGGGTCTCGTCCGAGCTCGCGAACGTCGCGTGCTCCCGCTCGGGCAGCTCGGTGTGGACGACGACGGCGGAGACGTCCTCGAGCGCGATGTCCTCGCCCACGCCGGGGAGCTCGAGGTAGCGGAAGCCGAGGTGGGTGAAGGCGCGGAACTCCTGCGGCCCGTCCACCTGCGTGTACGGGAACGTCATCGTCGTGCCCTGGGTGGCGACGCCGGACGTGCTCACCCGGCCGTCCTCGGCGAGCTCGTAGCTGGCGCGCATGGTGACGACCCGCCCGGCGACCCCCTCGTCGAAACGCACGACGGGCCGCGCCGGGATGACGACGCCGAAGTCCGCGACGACGGTGCCGTCGTCGGCGACGAGCAGCTCGACGGCCGGCACCTCGGTCTCCTCCATCCGCGTGAGCTGGCCGGTGAGCGCCGTGAAGGGGGCGGTCGGGTGCGTGCCCAGGACCACCGCGTCGCCCCAGGCGGAGTCGTCGAAGCCGGTGCTCTGCCAGCCCTCGATGACCCGGGTGGCGTCGAGGTGCTCGATGAGCTCGCCCTCGCCGTTGCGGCGGCCCGCCTGGAGGTAGGGCCCCTCGGTGACCTTCCACGTCCCGTCGCTGACGATGACCTGCTCGGACCCGTCCGCGTACTCGACCTCGATCCGCACGAGGAGCCCCGGCTGGACCGCCGGGCGGCCCTGGCCCGAGCCGTACCAGTGGAGCACGGCCCCGACCGCGACCCGCCCCCTGCCGTCGAGGAGCTCGGTGACGTCGGTCGTCTGGTAGTAGTGCTCCCCGGGGTAGGCGAAGGACTGGCCGCGGTCGGCCCGCTCGCCGTCGATCCACAGCTCGTAGGTGTGGCTGCCCGCCACGTAGGCGCGGGCGCGCACGACGTCGGCGGAGGCGAGCTCCACGTCGGTCCGGGCGAGCGTCCACTCGTCGAGCTGGCGGGTGGTGGTGACGTTCTCCCACGCTGCGAGGGTGCCGGAGAAGTCGTCCGCGAGGAGGACGGCGCCGTCGGGGGCGGTGACGCGGACGTCGTCGAACTGGCCGACCTCGTTCGAGGCCTCCCGGAAGCCGACGGTCCCCGCGGCGAACCGCGTGTCCGTGCGCTCGTCGACGAGCGTGCCGTCGACGAAGGTGCGGATGAGCGGGCCCGCGAGCTCGATCCGCAGGCGGTAGTCCTGCCCGTTGACGACCGTCAGCGGGACGGTGGCGAGGCGGGTGAACGCGCCGTCGACGAGGACGTGCGGGCTGAGCCCGGTCCCCGCACTCAGCTGCCACATGTACCCGTTGCGCCGGTCCGGGCTGCGGAAGACGACGCCCGCACCCCGGGTGGTCGGGCGCACGGTCACCTCGTAGGTGTAGTCGGCCCAGTCCCTGCCGGTGCCGGCGAGCGTGACGTCACCGCCGGTGACGCGAACCCGGCCGTCGGCGAGGGCCATGGGGCCGGGCCCGCCGGGCGCGCGCTGGATCCACTGGGCCGGCGCCCACGCCTCGTCGGGCAGACCGGTGTCGAAGGCTCCGGTGGCCGGCGGGGACACCTGGTCCGTCCGGTCCCACGTGCGCACCGACCACTCGAACGACGTGCCGGGCGCGAGGTCGGGGCCGTCGTAGCCGACGAACGCCTGCTCGGACGACGCGACCTTGCCGCTGTCCCACACCACGGCCTCGGTCCCCGCCTCGCGCACCTCGAGCCGGTAGGCGGTCTGGACCTCGTCGAGGTCCTCGTCCTGCGGCAGCCAGGCGAAGAAGGGGTCCCCCTCGACGCCGCGCGGGTGCTCGCGGCTGTTGACGGTCAGCCCCGTGGGGGCGTCGGGCGCGTGCCCGGCGTCGGCGGCCGCACCGGGGACGACGCTCGCGCCGAGCACGAGGGCTCCCACGGCCGCCACGCCGAGCCGGCGGGTCATCGTGGTCATCTCACTCCTGGGGCTGGTCCTGGGCCGGTGCGAGCCGGCGTATCCCGCACGAGTGGCCGGTGTAGTCGGCCCTCACCTCGGTCGCCGTGTCGCCGGTGCCCGTCGTCACGGTGACCTCGCCGTCCGGCACGGAGCTGAGCCGGGTGCTGAAGGCGACGGTCACCGTCCGGTCCGCGGCGAGGGTGAGCGTCCGCGTGCCGTAGGCGCCGGAGACGACGGCCTCGACCGGCTCGGTGCTCGTCACCCGCACCGTCTGCACGGCCTTCCCGGCGACGCACCGGGTGCCGGTGTCCACCGTGACCGCGGGCTCCTCGACGGGCTCCTGGCCCGTGGCGACCCGCACGTGGTTGACGCACGCCCGCTCGCCGGCGAAGTCGAAGCGCTCCCAGCCGCCGTCCCGGCACGCGTCCTCGGTGCCGAGGACGACCACCTCGAGCGGCTGGGCGCCCGGCCAGGCCGCGCGCGGGCGGTCCTGGTTCTCCCCCAGGCTCTCCCAGCGCAGGAGGTAGCGCAGGTCCTCGTCGGCGTCGGGCACGAGGTCGCGCGCGTGGAACGAGCCGGCCGCGCCGGAGTCGTCGTTGAGGTTGACCTGCATGTCGGTGCCGCCCTCGCCCGGGACCGGGTGGACGTAGTCCGAGCGCAGCTCGCTGACGGCCGCGGGCTCCGTGGCCGGCGTCGCGATCTCCTCGATCGGCTCGAGCGTCTCCCCGTCGAGGATGAAGGTGCGCGCCTCGCCGCGGCAGGTGACGTCGAGGCGGAGGTTGCCGTCCGGGAGCACCTCCGGCGCCCAGTAGATCTCGACCTGGAAGACGAGGGTGCCGGGCTGGGAGAAGTCCCAGGCCCCGGTCCAGTCGCTCACCTGGACGTTCTCCCAGCCCGCGGCGGAGTCGTCGGGCCGGGCCACGTAGACCTGGGTGTTCCCCTCCTCGTCGTACTTGTGGTACGCCACCACCGGCGCGCCGTCGGCGTCGAAACCGACCTGGGCGTTGTTGTTGATCATGCCGCCCTCGGGCGGGACCGGGTCGACGACGTCGCTCGTGGCGAAGGTGATCGGGAGCGTGAGCGGCTCCCCGGTGCTCGTCTCCCAGGACTCCAGGTCGGCGCTGCGCGCGTAGGAGACGGTGTGCGTGGACGAGGCGATCGGGGTGTTCCGCCAGACCCAGACCATGTGGTAGTTCCCGTCGGGACCGAGCCGGGGCTTGGCCGCGTACGCGTTCCGCTGACCCTCGCCGGAGAGGAGCGGGCTGTCGATGAGCCCGCCCCACCCGCCCGTCGCGGCGTCGTAGGAGTTGTAGAGGTCGATCCCGTTGCCGCTGCCGCCGTCGCGGTAGCGGAAGACGAGCGTCTCGTCCTCGAGCTCGAGGAAGACGGGGTAGGTGACGCGGCGCTCTCGGGCGGCGTCGACCATCGTCGTGACCCGCTCGAGCGTCGTCACGTCCCCGGGGGTCGTCGTGCGCCAGTAGAGCAGCGGGACGTTGTGCATGTTCCCCGCCACGTGGAGGTTGCCGCTGGGGTCCGTGGCGAGCGTGACGTAGTTGTGGCTGTCCCACCCCGTCTGCGAGCCCACCCGCTGGTGCGTCCAGGAGTCGCTGCCGAGCGTGCGGTGGGCGACCGTGAGCTGGCGGTCGGCGTCGTAGTAGCCGACGTACTGGTCCTCGCCGTCGGTGAGGAGCGCCTGACCGACGTAGTGCCCGGCCCACGTCGGGCCGACCTCGACGGTGTCGAGCACCGCCTCGGGCTCCTGCGTGGCCGGCACGCTTCCGTCGTCGACGGTGCCGCACACGAGCGGCCCGGGCGCGGGCGCCACCTGAGCCGCCGCCGGGGTGAGGAACGACGCCCCGAGCAGGAGGGGCACGGCGAGGGCCGAGACGGCGGGCAAGCGCTTCCATCGAGTCATCGGAGCATCCCTCTCGCTACGGTGCGGGGTCGCCTCCCGCGCTCGCCCGGTCGGGGCACTCCGACACGGCGCAGGACTGTGACGCACGTTACTTCTCCGCGCCCGGGCCGCCAATGGGACAAAGGTCGAGCGCGGTGGCCGGACGGGGAGCGACGAGGCGACCCTCACCCGGGTGAGCGACAATCGCGTCATGGGACGACACGCCAGCCCGACCGCACCGACCACCGCCACCGAGGCGCTCTCCCCCGCCGGCCCCCGCCCGGACGGACCCGCCCTCGAGCCCATCGCGACGGCACGGGAGCTCGTCAAGGTCTACGGCGCCGGCGAGACCGCGGTCCGGGCGCTCGACGGCGTCGACGTCGACTTCGGCCGCGCGCAGCTCACCGCGATCATGGGCCCGTCGGGCTCGGGCAAGTCGACGCTCATGCACTGCATGGCGGGGCTCGACACCCCCACCTCGGGCAGCGTCGTCGTCGACGGGGTCGAGATCTCCCGGATGAGCCAGCGCCAGCTCACCAAGCTGCGCCGCACCCGGATCGGCTTCGTCTTCCAGTCCTACAACCTCGTGCCCACCCTCACCGCCGAGGAGAACATCCGCCTCCCCCTCGACATCGCCCGCGCCCCCGTCGACCAGGAGCGCTTCGACACCGTCGTGCGCGCCGTCGGGCTCGAGGACCGCCTGCACCACCGACCCACCGAGCTCTCCGGCGGCCAGCAGCAGCGCGTCGCCGCGGCCCGCGCCCTCATCGCCCGGCCCGCCGTGGTCTTCGCTGACGAGCCCACCGGCAACCTCGACTCGCGCTCGGCCGCCGAGGTGCTCGGCTTCCTGCGCAGCAGCGTCGAGGACCTCGGCCAGTCCGTCGTCATGGTGACCCACGAGCCGACCGCGGCGGCGTACGCCCACCGGGTGCTCTTCCTCGCCGACGGCCGCCTCGAGGGCGAGCTGCTCGACCCCGACGCGAGCACGATCCTCGAGGCGCTGGGGGAGCTCACCGACGCCCGTGAGTCGAGGCGCACCGCCTGATGGTCCGCGTCACGCTGCGCGAGATCCGCGCCCACCTCGTCCGCTTCGCGCTGTCCGTCCTCGCCGTGCTGCTCGGCGTCGCGTTCGTCACGGGAACCTTCTCCCTGCGCGCCATGCTCGCCGACACCTTCGGCTCCATCGTCGAGTCCTCCTCCCAGGGTGACGTCTACGTCCGGGGGGCCGAGAGCGCGCAGGACGGCGAGGAGCCGTCCGCCGGGCCGTTCGGCCCCGCCCGCGGGTCCGTGCCGGTCGCCCTCGCCGAGGAGGTCGCCGACGTCGACGGCGTCACGGCAGCGCTCCCCGACTTCTTCGGCAGCGTCGTCCTCGTCGGCGCCGACGGCCAGGCCGTGGTCAACGGGCAGGCGCCCAGCTTCGGCGGAGCCGTCGTGGAGGACGACCCGGCCGCCGAGCTCGTCGCCGGCCGCGTCCCCACCGCCGGCGACGAGGTGGCGCTGGAGACGACGGCGCTGGAGACCTCCGGCCTCGCCATCGGCGACACCACGACCGTCGTCATCGGCGCCGACGACGTGCGGGAGGTGACCGTCGTCGGCGAGGTGAACTACGGCAACCCGATGGTGGGCACCACCCTCGTCCTCGTCGACCCCGCCACCGCCGAGGAGGCCTTCGCCCCCGACGGCGCCGTGCCCTCCATCGCCGTCTACACCGACGACGACGCCACCGCCGCCGACATCGACGCGCTCGTCGAGCGGGTGCGGGAGTCCGTGGGCTCGCCCGACGTCGAGGTGCTCACCGGCGAGGAGGTCCGGGACGAGGCCAACGAGGCGGTCCAGCAGGTCATCGGCTTCCTCGGGACGTTCCTCCTCGTCTTCGCCTTCATCTCCCTCTTCGTCGGCGCCTTCATCATCGCCAACACCTTCGCCATGTCGGTGCGCCAGCGGCAGCGCGAGTTCGCGCTCCTGCGCGCCGTCGGCGCCTCCCCGCTGCAGGTGATGGCGAGCGTCATCGCCCAGGCTGCGGTCGTCGGTCTGGTGGGCTCCGCGGCGGGCGTCGGCGCCGGGATCGGGCTCGTCGCCGTCCTGCGCACGATCCTCGAGCGGATGGGGATGGCCCTGTCCGGGCAGGTCGCCGTCACGGGCCGCGAGCTCGCGATCGCCATGGCGGTCGGCACCGTCGTCTCGATGCTCGCGGCGGCCGTGCCGGCCCGGCGCGCCGCCACCACCCCGCCCGTGGAGGCGATGCGCGACGACGTCGTCGTCACCGAACGCTCGCTGCGGACCCGCGCCGTCGTCGGTGCCGTCCTCCTCGCCGGCGGCGCCCTCGCCGTCTACCGCGCCACGAGCGGGGCGACCGAGGCCCCCGGCACCTGGCTGGGGGTGGGGACCGGGGCCGTGCTCGTCGGTGCCCTCGCCGTGGCACCCGTCATCGGGCGGACCGTCCTCGGCGTCCTCGCCGCGCCCGCCGTCGCCGCGCTCCGCCCGATGGGGCGCCTGGCCCGCGGCAACGTCACCCGCAACCCGCGACGCACGGCGAACACCGCCGGCGCGCTGATGATCGGCATGGCGCTGGTGAGCGCCTGCGCGGTGCTCGCCGCCTCGGCGACCGCCTCGACCTCCTCGATCGTCGCCACCGAGGCCCGCGCCGACCTCACCGTGCAGTCGGCGACGTTCACCGTCCCGCCGCAGGCCGCCGCCGCGCTCACCGACCTCGAGCTCGCCGGCCGGGCCGACGCCACGGTCTCCGGCCGGGCCGACGTCGGCACGTCCGACGAGGACGCGGAGAGCATGCGGATCCTCGGCCTGCCCGCCAGCGCCTTCGGCGAGACCATCGACATCCGGGTCGTCGACGGCTCCCTCGACGGACTCGCCGACGGCGAGGTGGCGGTCCAGCGCACCACCGCCGACGAGGAGGGGTGGGAGGTCGGCACCGACCTCGTCATCGCCACGGACCAGGGCGAGGTGGCCGCGCGGGTGGGGGCCGTCGTCGAGTCCCAGCTCCTCAACGCGCCGGTGATCATGGACCGGGCGCTCTTCGACGCGGTCGTCCCAGCAGCAGGGGCCACCGTGCTGAGCGTCTTCGTGGACGCGGCCGACGGCGTCCCCCAGGCCGACCTGCGGGAGGCGGTGGAGACGGCGCTCGAGCCCTACGTCGTCCTCACCGCGCAGGACGCGGAGGAGCTGACGAGCTCGCTCGCCGACCAGGTGGACCAGGCCATGGTCATCCTCTACGCCCTGCTCGGGCTCTCCGTGATCATCGCGGTGCTCGGCATCGTCAACACCCTCGCGCTCGCCGTCATCGAGCGGACGCGGGAGATCGGCCTCATGCGGGCGGTCGGGCTGGGCCGGCTCCAGCTCGCGGTGACCATCACCATCGAGTCCGTGCTCACGGCGGTCTTCGGCACGCTGCTCGGCGTGCTCATCGGCGTCGCGCTCGCCTCCGCCCTGCCGAGCGTCTACGCCGACCAGGGCCTCAGCGAGCTCGCGGTCCCGTGGTCGATGCTCGCGGCGATCGTCGTGCTCTCCGGGGTCGTCGGCGTCCTCGCGGCGCTGTGGCCGGCGGTCCGCGCCACGCGGCTGCCGGTCCTCCAGGCGGTGGCCACCGACTGACGGCGTGGGCCGGGATGCCCCGGCCCACGCCGGCTCGGCCGGTGACTCAGCCGCCCACCGCGCGGCGGCGGGCGGCCAGCGCCGCGACGCCGCCGAGGAGGGCGACCAGCCCGAGCCCCAGGGCGCCGAGCCCGGCGCCCGTGCTCGGCAGCCCGGATCCCCCGGGCGTCCCGGGTGTCCCGGGTGACCCGGGCCCGCCCGGCGTGGTGGGCGCGCCCGGGGCCGTCGGCCCGTCGGTCAGCGTCGGCGTCGGCGTCGGCGTCGGCGGAGCCGTGGGCCCGTCGGTCGGCGTCGGCGTCGGCGTCGGCTCGCCGGGGGAGTCGGCGAGGAGGTCGAGGCCCACGAGGAGCGGGTCGTGGTCGCTCGAGCGGTACGGGCTCTCGTCGTAGAGGTCGGTGACGTTGTAGTTGTACCGGCTGTACTCGAGCCCGAGCGCCTCGTAGGCGTTGATGTTCCAGATGTCGGCGCCGGTCACGTGGTCGAGCGCCGGGTCGTGGACGAGCACGTGGTCGAGCGAGCCGACGAGGCCGTCGAAGGAGTACGTGCTCTCGTCGGTGAGCGCCTGGCCCACGTTGGTGTACCCCGCCTCCGCGAGGGCCATCATCGGGTCCTCCATCGAGTAGGCGTTGAAGTCACCGAGCAGCAGGACGAGGTCGGTGGCGCGCTCGGCCATGAGGCCGTCGGCGAAGGCGGCGAGCGCCTGCGCCTGCTCGACGCGGTCGGCGTTCCACGAGCCCTGGCCGTCGCCCTGGTCGACGTTGCCGCCCGTGGCGCCCGATGGCGACCCCTTCGACTTGAAGTGGTTGGCGATGGCGATGAAGGTGTCCGCCCCCTCGACCGGCTCGCCGTCGTCGCCGACGAGCGCGAACTCCTGGGCGAGCGGCTCGCGGGCGTTGGCGAACGCCTCGTCCCCGATGAGGATCTCGGACTCCCCCACCGGCACCACGGTGGAGGGCCGGTAGATGAAGGCGTTGCGGATGGCGTCCTCGTCGGCCGGGACGGCCTCCGGGGAGGCGACGTACGCCCACGTGCCCGCGCCCGCGTCGGCGTTGAGGGCGTCGACGAGGCCCGCGAGCGCGACGTCGCGGTCCCCGTCCGCGGTGAAGCTCCCCGAGTTCTCGATCTCCAGGAGCCCGACGACGTCGGCGTCGAGCGCGAGGATCGCCGCGACGATCTTGGCGGTCTGCCGGGCGAGGTTCTCCTCGTCGTACGCCCCGCGCACGTCGCAGAAGTCCGCGGTGGTGGGGTTGCCCTCGCGGTCGGGGAAGAACTCGCACCCGGCCTCGTCCACGCCGAGGCTGGTGAAGTAGTTGAGGACGTTGAAGCTCGCCACCTGGACGTCGCCGCCGACGGCCTGAGGCGCCGCGGTGCGGGTGCTCTCGAACGTCGCGGGCGCGGCGCCGTTGTCCCCGGTCACCTGGGTGGTCGGCTGGAGGTTCCACTGGAAGCGGTAGTCGAGGACGACCGGGTCGGTGAAGGTCACCGCCGCGCCCACCCGGACGGGGGCGGTGAGGCTGAGGTAGGGCACCGACGTCTCGTGGGTGTCCTGGTCGAAGTTCGTGTAGTCCCAGCTCGACCCGTCGTCGAGGGTGACGGCGCGGGCCGCGTTGTCCGCGGCGACGGCGTCGGCCGCCTCGCTGCCGGGGCGGGCAACGTCGGTGGGCTGGCGCAGCGGCTCGTCGCCGACGGCGAGGCCGACGCTGCCGAAGCGGTTCGTCTCGTACGTGTCGGTCACCGTGTAGGCGCCCTGGGGGGCGAGGAGCATCCCCTCGAAGGCCTCCCGCCCGGCCTCCGTGGCGGGGACAGCGACCGCGGCGGGCACGACCGGCGCCGCCGGGGTGTCGAGCGCGGACCACTCGGCGTCGGTGATCTCGGTGAGCCCGTTAAACTCCTCCACCACGCCGGTCACCTCGAGGTGGTCGCCCACCTCGGCGGCGTCCGCAAGGTC
The sequence above is a segment of the Georgenia faecalis genome. Coding sequences within it:
- a CDS encoding ExeM/NucH family extracellular endonuclease; the encoded protein is MSTTPAGATRRAAAAAAGALLLAPFAATAPASAVGLPLRLSAGPVFLSEIHYDNAGDDAGEAVEVQAPAGTDLTGWRIVLYNGNGGTVYGTTTLTGTVGASGVLVQTYPRDGLQNGAPDGIALVDAAGTVVEFLSYEGPMTGVGGPADGLASTDIGVSEGGTASADESLQRVDGVWTGPAPHSFGALNEAPEPPGEPVDVSIAEVQGTGPASPYAGEAVRTTGVVTAAYPEGGFNGVYLQTPGTGGDLTGHDASHGVFVYGPDLADAAEVGDHLEVTGVVEEFNGLTEITDAEWSALDTPAAPVVPAAVAVPATEAGREAFEGMLLAPQGAYTVTDTYETNRFGSVGLAVGDEPLRQPTDVARPGSEAADAVAADNAARAVTLDDGSSWDYTNFDQDTHETSVPYLSLTAPVRVGAAVTFTDPVVLDYRFQWNLQPTTQVTGDNGAAPATFESTRTAAPQAVGGDVQVASFNVLNYFTSLGVDEAGCEFFPDREGNPTTADFCDVRGAYDEENLARQTAKIVAAILALDADVVGLLEIENSGSFTADGDRDVALAGLVDALNADAGAGTWAYVASPEAVPADEDAIRNAFIYRPSTVVPVGESEILIGDEAFANAREPLAQEFALVGDDGEPVEGADTFIAIANHFKSKGSPSGATGGNVDQGDGQGSWNADRVEQAQALAAFADGLMAERATDLVLLLGDFNAYSMEDPMMALAEAGYTNVGQALTDESTYSFDGLVGSLDHVLVHDPALDHVTGADIWNINAYEALGLEYSRYNYNVTDLYDESPYRSSDHDPLLVGLDLLADSPGEPTPTPTPTDGPTAPPTPTPTPTLTDGPTAPGAPTTPGGPGSPGTPGTPGGSGLPSTGAGLGALGLGLVALLGGVAALAARRRAVGG